In the genome of Mercurialis annua linkage group LG8, ddMerAnnu1.2, whole genome shotgun sequence, the window taaacTTAAAGCATGTTGGAgtataaatatgaaattatataaatttgtcaTATCCTCAACAGTCAATCTCTTACACACTTCTCCAACTTTCTGGACATTCAACTCCAGAAAATTCCCATCTTCTAACTCATCTTTTAAATCATCTTCCCCATGGCGCCCTTCTCTCTATACTTTACACTACTCAAAACTCTTCAATGGCAGCCACTCTTTTCTCCACGTCATCACTGCTTTATTCTCCACTCTCTTCAAGAAACAACCCATTTTCACCATCACTTCTAAACCGTTCACTTGGGAGACAAGTAAACTTATTAAAACCTATTAAATTCTCTGTTAAAGATGACCAAGAAACTGAACGGAGTAGTTCAGCTTCGGGTTCCATGGCTGCGGTGTCTGAGGAAAAGAATGAGCCGGAGGAGGAGGAGAAGGAGAAGCAGCAAGAAATGGACTGGAAAGAAGATGATGAGTTCAAGAAGTTCATGGGGAATCCGTCGATCGAGGCCGCGATTAAGCTGGAGAAGAAGCGAGCTGATCGGAAGCTTAAGGAGCTTGATAGAGAGAGTAATGATAATCCGTTGATGGGGTTGTTGTATGGGATAGTTCGGGATAATTTGACTAGAGAGAAGGAGATTTTGAGCATGGCTGAGGAGGCTTTTAAGGCTCTTGATCTTAATAAGGTAATTGGATTCATAAATCTCACTAAGATATGCTTAATTGCTCTAATTTAGGTAgtacggacacttcattcaatcaatgtttttttggttttgaaaatCGTGTCCGACACTTGGCGTTTCAtatagaaaaccttaaaataacattatttcgCCATTTtccgtgtccaagtgtcccaTTTTCCGTGTatgtgtccgtgctacctagactCTGATTTCGTCTGATTAAGATGGTGTTTGTATTTAGACTACATATTTGGTTTGGCATCCAATATCTGTGGAGATGTATTCAACTGAGTTGAGTAACAAACTCATATGAAGAAGTGATGTAATGAGCTACTGTTATTTGTAGAATAGCTACATTGCACGAAACTTGTCGAGTTCTATATGGAAAGTGCTTATAAAACTCcgaaactttaaatttataacctAATTCTTGTAAAAATAGGGCTTTTTTGTTTCTGATTTAGCTAGAATAGGAGGAGTATGTAGTTTATTACTGTTACTtgtaaaaaactgaaaaaatatgcattttattacatttagTTAATGTTGAAAATTGCAAATATATTGAACTCTGATATTGTTTGGTCTTGGAAGCTTCTGGTTTGATGTACTCAAGATTATCTTATTGATAGAAATGTTATCATGttgatatatatatgtatgacAGTTAAAAAGTTGCTTCGGATTCGACACATTCTTTGCAACCGATGTTCGAAGATTTGGCGATGGTGGGATTTTCATTGGGAATTTAAGAAGACCAATTGAAGAAGTGATTCCAAAGCTGGAGAAGAAACTGTCCGAGGCAGCAGGGAGACAGGTTGTAGTATGGTTCATGGAGGAGAAAAATGATGACATAACAAAACAGGTAATGCAGTATGTTGCACGAAAATTTAGCGAGTCCTATATTTTGACGTTTTTTTCGATTTTCAGAAGTACTTTTAAAATTCTGAAACTTTATGTCTATAATCTGTTCTTAGAAATAATATTGTTTCGCCGTTTCTCCTTTCAATGTTTTTGTTTTCGTGCGATATAGACTATGCATTTTTAGCTACAAGTGCCTTTAATCCTGTATGCTCAGTTGTTCACCCTTCAACTGTACTTAGTTCAAGCTATCAAGATAAATGATTTCTGTTCTAGCAGACAAATTAAATGACTGTTATATTTGTCGTTATGgtgttttgattaaaaaaatcattaatttttgtttgaaaGGCTTGTGTGGTACAACCAAAGGCAGAAATCGATCTCCAGTTCGAGTCTACCAAACTAAGCACGCCGTGGGGGTATGTCAGCGCGGTTGCATTATGTGTTACAACTTTCGGGACAATTGCTTTGATGAGTGGCTTTTTCTTAAAACCGGATGCGACTTTTGATGACTATATAGCCGATGTTGTTCCCCTCTTTGGCGGCTTCCTCGCCATTTTGGGAGTTTCCGAGGTTAGTCATCCTCTAATCACCATGCATAAGTCATCAAATGTAATCTACTATAGAGTTCTCATAACCTTAGTTCACAAGAACTTCTAATCAATgaacaaacagaaaaaaaaaactgttcTTTATTTCAGTCTTTTTGCAGGGTTAGTTAAACTCAGTTCTAGTTCAATTACACATCTTTTTCGTATTCTGCAGATAGCAACAAGGTTAACAGCAGCTAGATATGGTGTTAAACTTAGCCCGTCTTTTCTGGTTCCGTCCAATTGGACAGGATCTTTGGGAGTCATGAACAACTATGAGTCTTTACTTCCGAACAAAAATGCTCTGTTTGATATCCCAGTAGCACGTACAGCTAGCGCGTATTTGACATCACTAGCGCTAGCAGTTGCTGCTTTTGTAGCAGACGGTAGCTTCAATGGCGGAGACAATGCATTGTAAGATCTCTACTATTCCGTTTCATTTACCCTCATTTCGTAGAGATCTATAgctgttttttaatgtttttttatttgttttgcagGTATATAAGGCCGCAATTCTTTTACAACAATCCCTTGCTTTCTTTCATCCAATATGTTATTGGACCTTATACAGATGATCTCGGGAATGTATTGCCCTACGCGGTTGAGGGCGTTGGAGTTCCGGTTGATCCTCTTGCTTTTGCTGGACTTTTAGGTAAGTTTTTGCATCTTTGATTTATACCGATCACTAGCGAAAGGTTGATACCTGCCTTGATTATGAGAGAGCGAGTAGCCTGTTTCGCTAGCTATGCTCAAAGGTTGAGACATGGAGTTCTCATATAACTCTTGAAGAGAAGAAAATGAaaggtttttataaaaaaaattctcgtAGAATCGAGAATGAAGTCTGCATTTGCCTAGAATCGCTTTTCGTATCAAAAGCTAAGAAATGTACCTTTTTCCAGTACTTGTATAATGCATTCTTATATTTCCTACATAGTTCTATTAAACCGGCATCGTTCATTAATTCTTAACAAGTTTACGACATTTTCAGGAATGGTGGTGACTTCGTTAAATTTACTACCCTGCGGTAGACTTGAAGGAGGCCGTATAGCGCAAGCAATGTTCGGACGAAGCACAGCGACTCTTCTGTCTTTCGCAACATCACTTCTGCTCGGTATAGGTGGTTTAAGCGGAAGTGTTTTGTGTTTAGCGTGGGGGTTATTCGCAACGTTCTTCCGGGGAGGCGAAGAACTGCCTGCTAAAGATGAGATTACACCTTTAGGAAATGATAGATATAGTTGGGGCATTGTTCTTGGCCTCATTTGTTTCCTCACTCTATTCCCTAATGGAGGAGGAACTTTTTCTAGTCCATTTTTTAGTGATCCATTCTTCAGAGGTGATCTGTAGAAAAAATGGGATTTGTATATTTGGCAggattaaatgtaaattttatgaaatgtaGTGTTTTGTAACTATAATAGGAACTTAAAATCTTGACAATGTCACATatgaactattaattttttctttcggcAATTCATAATACGGaatatctttttaataaaaagtgcTGATGTGTTTTAGTATTTATATTAGCGTTCTTTTATCGAAAAATTTATCAGTGTTCTTAGTAATAAAAAACGATCTGGAATAGCAAACATACATCTTTCATCCTGATAAAAAACTtcgtttggtttgtttctatcaattttcttatgcattcgtGATAATGAATTTTCGATGTAAAGAAAAACTTTAAGAGTTTATTCTTTAGTTCCatatttgattttggtttaattattttaaacataatGAACTTTGTAATTTTAACACAAAGTTTTAAATTTGACGACTTCataaatatttgttattttttaacaattcatAATAACAGATTATTTTTTGCTAGAAAATGCTAATGTGAACACTCAAATAAGTGTTGTTCGGAATCCACATCAGCAATTTTTTAACTATAAAACTTCTCATTATTTCAAATCGCCAGAATTCGGtgtttgatattattaaaatttaaaatttgtgcCTAAAGTATGTGATTTTTAATACGATTTagcctttaatttttaaaaattatatcccAATcacaactcttttttttttttttgttaaagatgggaatcgactctttcgagtctcatttgttagttgttagttaccaaggcgtggttcgaacccacaacctcttgaTGCACTTAGAGGTGCCTTAGCCATTCAAGCTAGGCCCACATTGGCCAATCACAACTCTAAACTCTATGTCGACAGGCTTTCTGAAATGTGCAGTTCAGCTGTGTCTCAACTTCTGATGCTCGGAAACTCTATGTTCTTTTACAAAATCTTTACAGGCTTATGTCGTTTGCAATTCCACTGGTCGTTTAACTTTCATCGAATAACTAACACATTCTGATATATTCGTTAGCTGACACGTGTTTCCACGAACGGCTAGTATCATCTCACAGTCCTGCTACCTTCGCTAGCAAGTTATCTGGTTTCTATAActcaaaaatttcaattcatttCATTAATCTCCAAAACCCTAATTCAATCAAATCCCCAATTCAAAACTCCACCATGAAATTAAGGCTTAGATCACTACCATCCAAAGAAACAATCAAATTAGAATTACCCAACGAATCCAATCTCCAACAACTCAAAGAAACCCTAATTCTCGCCATTTCCTCTTCATCTTCCCCAAATTCTCTGCATTTCTCCCTCAACGGAAAACATGAACTCTCATCAACATCTAATCAAGATTCTCTCAAGTCTCTCGGCATCACCTCCGGCGATCTAATCTATTTCACTCGAAACCCATCTGAGTTCGCTCCAATTCAACAGACCCAAGAGgctaattttcaaaattctgTAAAAGAAACTGAGAATTCTCAAGAATTGAAGGGTGGTGCGTTGAATGGATCTTTAATTCAAGATTCTTCTGTTGAAGAAATTTGTAAAGGAAAATCTGTAATGGGTTGTGAAGAGAATTATCAAGAAATGAAGGGTCTTGAATCGAATCCGCCGAAGAAAGAATCTTTATTTCAAGATTCTTGTGTTAATGTGATTTGTAAGGGAAAATCTGTAATGGGCTGTGAAGGAATTGAGAATCAAGAACCGGAGAATGTGGATCATATGGATGTTGATAAAGATGAGAAGGGTTTTACGGAGCCGTGTTTCTTGAAGAGGGTGTTGAGATATGAAGAATTTGGTGATGATTTTAGTGATAGTAAGCTTCTGTTTATAGCAATTCATGCTGTTTTTTTGGAATCTGGTTTTATTGGGTTCGATTCGGTGTTGGGTTTACGAGTTGATCTTTTTCATATTCTTCAAGAGCAGCCTTTGATGAACTTTACTACTTCGGTATGTTACACAGTTCCTGAACTTTTAGGTAATGATAATGTGACTGATTTTGTTGTTTTGAAGTTTCAGACTTTAGGGCAGTTTGTTAATGTATATGGGTCGTTGTCTATGAGTCAATCTTCTGTGTATAAGTCATGTTTGGATAAGTGTAGATTTGTGCCGGTTATTGGTTCGATTTGGGGTAACTGGGATAAGAGTGATAGGGATTATGAAAGTGATTCGTATaatgaaaatattgtttttgaGCTGTGGAAAACTGTAAAAGATCAGCTTGCTTTGCCATTGTTGATCGATCTTTGTGAGAAGACGGGTTTGGACCTTCCCCCTTGCTTGATGTTTTTGCCAGCTGATATAAAGCTTAAGATTTTGGAGTATGTTCCTGGTGTTGATGTTGCGAAAGTGACGTGTGTTTGCAAAGAGATGCAGTACTTGTGTTCCAACAATGATTTGTGGAAGAAGAGATATGAAGAGGAATTTCGGTGTGAACCGCGACAGCCACCAACGACCCATTGGAAAAAGAAGTTTGTTTCAGCTTGGGAGAGAATGAAGAGAGGGAGCTTATCATATACTATGTTGCATCCACCTTTTATGGCTCCCCAACCATTTGGTGGTGGAATTGCAGGTGGTGATTATGACCGCCTTCCAGGCTTCGGTTTCCCTTTTGCTTATGGTCGGCGGACTCAAATTTACCAGCCTCCTGGAAACCTCTCCCGAATGATGCGAGAAAGAGATGTGATACGACGGTATATGGCCCCTAATTATCTTGGAGGATTTAACGCATAGGGTGTTTAATGATAGGTTTCCTATTAGTTGGAAACATTTTGGAACTAGTATGTACACATATTAAGTACTAATCAAGTGTACTGCCATATCTACTAGGCTGATTACTCATTGTATGAGTCTGTTAATATACTTTGTTTTCATTTTGataaatctataaataattGTTAGTGTGTGTCGCACCGTGCCGTCCGGTCTCGGTCGCATCCAGGAGTTTTTGATTATTTCGAGACTTTGTGCGACTTGGCTGACTTCCCGTGCTT includes:
- the LOC126659685 gene encoding probable zinc metallopeptidase EGY3, chloroplastic, translated to MAATLFSTSSLLYSPLSSRNNPFSPSLLNRSLGRQVNLLKPIKFSVKDDQETERSSSASGSMAAVSEEKNEPEEEEKEKQQEMDWKEDDEFKKFMGNPSIEAAIKLEKKRADRKLKELDRESNDNPLMGLLYGIVRDNLTREKEILSMAEEAFKALDLNKLKSCFGFDTFFATDVRRFGDGGIFIGNLRRPIEEVIPKLEKKLSEAAGRQVVVWFMEEKNDDITKQACVVQPKAEIDLQFESTKLSTPWGYVSAVALCVTTFGTIALMSGFFLKPDATFDDYIADVVPLFGGFLAILGVSEIATRLTAARYGVKLSPSFLVPSNWTGSLGVMNNYESLLPNKNALFDIPVARTASAYLTSLALAVAAFVADGSFNGGDNALYIRPQFFYNNPLLSFIQYVIGPYTDDLGNVLPYAVEGVGVPVDPLAFAGLLGMVVTSLNLLPCGRLEGGRIAQAMFGRSTATLLSFATSLLLGIGGLSGSVLCLAWGLFATFFRGGEELPAKDEITPLGNDRYSWGIVLGLICFLTLFPNGGGTFSSPFFSDPFFRGDL
- the LOC126661227 gene encoding F-box protein SKIP22-like, which encodes MKLRLRSLPSKETIKLELPNESNLQQLKETLILAISSSSSPNSLHFSLNGKHELSSTSNQDSLKSLGITSGDLIYFTRNPSEFAPIQQTQEANFQNSVKETENSQELKGGALNGSLIQDSSVEEICKGKSVMGCEENYQEMKGLESNPPKKESLFQDSCVNVICKGKSVMGCEGIENQEPENVDHMDVDKDEKGFTEPCFLKRVLRYEEFGDDFSDSKLLFIAIHAVFLESGFIGFDSVLGLRVDLFHILQEQPLMNFTTSVCYTVPELLGNDNVTDFVVLKFQTLGQFVNVYGSLSMSQSSVYKSCLDKCRFVPVIGSIWGNWDKSDRDYESDSYNENIVFELWKTVKDQLALPLLIDLCEKTGLDLPPCLMFLPADIKLKILEYVPGVDVAKVTCVCKEMQYLCSNNDLWKKRYEEEFRCEPRQPPTTHWKKKFVSAWERMKRGSLSYTMLHPPFMAPQPFGGGIAGGDYDRLPGFGFPFAYGRRTQIYQPPGNLSRMMRERDVIRRYMAPNYLGGFNA